One part of the Gemmatimonadaceae bacterium genome encodes these proteins:
- a CDS encoding GIY-YIG nuclease family protein, with amino-acid sequence MATNFYYVYALKDPRPNPARPFYVGKGTGSRAYDHLVTPDRTRKYARIREILDAGARPLIDILVEDLTEAQALRLEAELIAAFGTEDTGGLLTNAVVPAGIGGKERKNIVVPQGAVERAQLGLEFLKTAILELAKANPDGISNSDAASLLGLRSDYRGRQKDYLSYSVLGLLLREGRVKRRDSGSPRHVAEA; translated from the coding sequence GTGGCAACCAACTTTTACTACGTCTATGCGCTGAAAGACCCGCGACCCAATCCGGCGCGGCCGTTCTATGTGGGCAAGGGCACGGGGAGCCGCGCCTACGATCACTTGGTCACGCCCGATCGCACACGGAAGTACGCGCGCATCAGAGAGATCCTCGACGCCGGCGCTCGCCCCCTCATCGACATTTTGGTGGAGGACCTGACGGAAGCTCAGGCGTTGCGGTTGGAGGCTGAACTGATTGCGGCGTTCGGAACCGAGGATACTGGAGGACTCCTCACGAATGCCGTCGTACCAGCGGGAATTGGTGGCAAGGAGCGAAAGAACATCGTTGTGCCCCAGGGTGCAGTTGAACGCGCTCAGCTTGGCTTGGAGTTTCTCAAGACTGCGATCCTCGAACTGGCGAAAGCCAACCCCGACGGCATCTCAAACTCGGACGCAGCCAGTCTGCTCGGCTTGCGCAGCGATTACCGGGGGAGGCAGAAGGACTACCTCTCCTATAGCGTCCTCGGGCTACTTCTTCGCGAGGGGAGGGTGAAGCGCCGTGATAGTGGCTCGCCCCGACATGTAGCTGAGGCCTAA